CTCACCTCGTGCGCGGACGGTCCGATGGTCTGCAAGCAGACGGTCTTACCGGTCCAGGAGGTCGCCTGCAACGGTGCCGATGACGATTGCGACGGTCACATCGACGAGGCCTACGTCTTCGACGGATACCTGGCGCCGATCAAGGCCGGCAGCCCGACCGTGTTCCTCAAGAAGCGGGGGGCGATCCCGGTGAAGTTCCAGCTCCGCGACTGCGCGGGTGCGAACATCCCCAACGCCGTCGCCAGGATCGAGGTCCACTTCGTCGCCAACGGCGTGGTGGGCGACCAGGCCATCGACATCGGCAGCGTCGGAAGCGCCAACACGGACAATCTCTATCGCTACGATCCGACCGCGCAGCAGTACATCTATAATCTGAGTGCCTCGTCCCTGCAGTCGAACTCGCTCTACCTGATCAGGACGATCCTCGACGACGGGACGGTGCATGACGTGACAATCGGGATCAAGTAGGGTCGTAGAACCCGGCGGCGCCTCCCGGCGCCGCCGGGCCCTTCTCGCCGCGGGGCCGGACATGGACTTCCTGACGGTCATTACGCCCGAGGGGTCGAGTGTCCGCCGCGACATCGACGCCGACAACCTGCGCATCGGGCGCGCCTCGGGGAACGATCTGGTCCTCAAGGACCTGAACGTCTCCCGCACCCACGCCGCCATCGTCAGGCAGGCCGACGGCGTGTTCGTCCTCGATGCCGGGGGGAAGAACGGCACATTCGTCAACGACCGGCGCATCGGAGAGCCGACCCGCCTCAGCCCGGGTGACCGGGTCCGCCTGGGATCGACCCTCCTGATCTTCAACGGCGCCACGATCCCGAGCGTCGAGTTCAGCGACCGGCCCCTCCTGCAGGGCGCCGGCACGACCTACTTCTCGCCGACCGGGCTGCGGACGCCCGAGCTGCACGACGTCCCGCTGATCCTAGAGGCGAAGACGCCGTTCCCGCCCCCCGCGGACCGCGCCTCCGCCGCCTCCATCGCCGCCATCATCCAGGAGGCCAACGAGCAGCTGGTCTTCCATCGTCCGCTCCCCGAGATCCTGGAGACCATCATGGATCTCGCCCGGCGGGCCGTGCCGTTCGAGCGCGGACTTCTCATGCTGCGCGCGGGTGAGACCCTCCTGGCCCAGGTCATACGGGTCCCGCCCGACGAGGCCGGCTCCACCATCTCGATCAGCAAGACCATCGCGGACCGCGTGATGCGGAAGCAGGAATCGATCCTGACGAGCGACGCCCTGATCGATGACCGCTTCCGCCTGGGACACAGCGTCGAGGCGCAGCAGCTCCGGTCGGTCATGTGCGTCCCCCTGTGGAACAACCGCGATGTGATCGGACTGATCTACGTCGACAACCGCCACAGGGCCGCGTTGTTCAGCGAGGAGAGCCTGCGTCTCCTGACCTACCTGGCCAATGTCGCGGCCGTGAAGATCGAGAACGCCCGGCTGTTCGAGCAGGTCGTGGCCAAGGAGCGGATGGAGCAGGAGCTGCAGAAAGCGCGCGAGATCCAGGAACATCTGCTGCCGGCCCAGGGGCCGCCGATCCCGGGATACGAGGTGTACGGACACAGCGCCCCCTGCCAGGCGGTCGGCGGCGACTATTTCGATTACGTGGAGCTTCCGGGCGGGCATTACGGCATCGGGCTGGGGGACGTGGCCGGCAAGGGGTTGTCCGCCGCGCTCCTGATGGCCTCGTTCCAGGCGAGTCTGCATGCCCTGTGCGAGATGGGGCTGTCGCCGGACGAGACGATCACCCGGCTCAACCGGCACCTGAACCGGCGCATTCCCCAGAACCGCTTCGTCACCTTCTTCTACGGAGTCCTGGATCCGGAGCGCCACACCCTGACGTATGTCAACGCCGGGCAGAACCCGCCGTGCCGGGTGCGCGCCGGGGCGGAGGTCGAGCGGCTGACGGCGACCGGTCCGCCCCTGGGGATGCTCGCCGGCGCCGCCTTCCGCGCCCACAGCCTGGAGATCCTCCCAGGCGACGTCGTGCTCTGCTTCAGCGACGGCGCGACCGAAGGACGAAGCGCTTCGGACGAGGAGTTCGGCGAAGCGCGCCTCATCGAAATCGCGCGGCAGGATCCCTCGGCGACTCCCG
The nucleotide sequence above comes from Candidatus Dormiibacterota bacterium. Encoded proteins:
- a CDS encoding SpoIIE family protein phosphatase → MDFLTVITPEGSSVRRDIDADNLRIGRASGNDLVLKDLNVSRTHAAIVRQADGVFVLDAGGKNGTFVNDRRIGEPTRLSPGDRVRLGSTLLIFNGATIPSVEFSDRPLLQGAGTTYFSPTGLRTPELHDVPLILEAKTPFPPPADRASAASIAAIIQEANEQLVFHRPLPEILETIMDLARRAVPFERGLLMLRAGETLLAQVIRVPPDEAGSTISISKTIADRVMRKQESILTSDALIDDRFRLGHSVEAQQLRSVMCVPLWNNRDVIGLIYVDNRHRAALFSEESLRLLTYLANVAAVKIENARLFEQVVAKERMEQELQKAREIQEHLLPAQGPPIPGYEVYGHSAPCQAVGGDYFDYVELPGGHYGIGLGDVAGKGLSAALLMASFQASLHALCEMGLSPDETITRLNRHLNRRIPQNRFVTFFYGVLDPERHTLTYVNAGQNPPCRVRAGAEVERLTATGPPLGMLAGAAFRAHSLEILPGDVVLCFSDGATEGRSASDEEFGEARLIEIARQDPSATPEDIVHRAAAAVESHCAASPRQDDITLVVLKRSA